The following proteins are co-located in the Cupriavidus pauculus genome:
- the htpX gene encoding protease HtpX: protein MKRIFLFLATNLAVMLVLSITASLLGVNRFLTANGLNLGMLLAFAAVMGFGGSFISLLMSKTIAKWSTGAQVITHPSTSTELWLMQTVEKLATRAGLPMPEVAIYDGEPNAFATGASKNSSLVAVSTGLLQSMSHDEVEAVLAHEVAHVANGDMVTLTLIQGVVNTFVIFMARVVGYFVDSWLRRNDEESSGPGIGYMITVVICEIVFGILASIIVAAFSRHREYRADAGAAGLMGTPTPMVAALRRLGGLDADGLPQNMQAMGISGGKSWLALFSSHPPIEARIAALQNAR from the coding sequence ATGAAACGCATCTTCCTGTTCCTGGCGACCAACCTCGCCGTCATGCTCGTCCTCAGTATCACGGCCAGCCTGCTGGGCGTGAACCGATTCCTGACCGCCAACGGGCTGAACCTTGGCATGCTGCTGGCCTTTGCGGCGGTGATGGGCTTTGGCGGCTCGTTCATCTCGCTGCTGATGTCCAAGACCATCGCCAAGTGGTCCACCGGCGCGCAGGTCATCACGCATCCGAGCACCAGCACGGAGCTGTGGCTGATGCAGACCGTGGAAAAGCTGGCCACGCGCGCCGGCCTGCCGATGCCCGAAGTGGCCATCTACGATGGCGAACCCAACGCCTTTGCCACGGGCGCGTCGAAGAACAGCTCGCTCGTGGCGGTGTCCACGGGGCTGCTGCAATCGATGTCGCATGACGAGGTGGAAGCCGTGCTGGCGCACGAGGTGGCCCACGTGGCCAACGGCGACATGGTCACGCTGACGCTGATCCAGGGCGTGGTGAACACGTTCGTGATCTTCATGGCGCGCGTGGTCGGCTACTTCGTCGATTCGTGGCTGCGCCGCAACGACGAGGAATCGAGCGGCCCCGGCATCGGCTACATGATCACCGTGGTGATCTGCGAGATCGTGTTCGGCATCCTGGCCAGCATCATCGTGGCCGCGTTCTCGCGCCACCGCGAGTACCGCGCGGACGCCGGCGCGGCCGGCCTGATGGGCACCCCGACGCCGATGGTGGCCGCGCTGCGCCGCCTGGGCGGCCTGGACGCCGACGGCCTGCCGCAGAACATGCAGGCCATGGGCATCTCGGGCGGCAAGTCGTGGCTGGCGCTGTTCTCCAGCCATCCGCCGATCGAAGCCCGCATCGCCGCGCTGCAGAACGCACGCTGA
- a CDS encoding Cd(II)/Pb(II)-responsive transcriptional regulator, protein MRIGELSRHSGCDVETIRYYEREGLLDAPQREDNGYRRYGDSHLVQLNFVRHCRSLGMTLADVRRLRDFQRNPSLACDDINTLLDRQIEQIHAQRVALEALEVQLRALRHTCENPDPHPASECGILQNLQQAAEGAGCECHPRH, encoded by the coding sequence ATGCGAATCGGCGAACTGTCGCGCCATAGCGGCTGCGACGTGGAAACCATCCGGTATTACGAGCGCGAGGGCCTGCTGGACGCCCCGCAGCGCGAGGACAACGGCTATCGCCGCTATGGCGACAGCCACCTTGTGCAGCTCAACTTCGTGCGGCATTGCCGCTCGCTCGGCATGACGCTGGCCGACGTGCGGCGGCTGCGCGATTTCCAGCGCAATCCGTCGCTGGCCTGCGACGACATCAACACGCTGCTGGACCGCCAGATCGAACAGATCCACGCGCAGCGCGTGGCGCTGGAAGCACTTGAAGTCCAGCTTCGGGCGCTGCGCCATACCTGCGAGAACCCCGACCCGCACCCGGCCAGCGAGTGCGGCATCCTGCAAAACCTGCAGCAGGCGGCCGAGGGCGCCGGCTGCGAATGCCATCCGCGGCACTAG